A genomic window from Providencia alcalifaciens includes:
- the ppk1 gene encoding polyphosphate kinase 1, which yields MSQERLYHEKELSWLSFNERVLQEAADKRNPLIERMRFLGIYSNNLDEFYKVRFADVKRRILINEERGSASGARHLLKRIQSKVAKQEQEFDVLYNDLLLEMARNQIFLINERQISPRQQIWLRQYFRQNLRQHITPILINRDTNLVEFLKDDYTYLAVEIINGAEVQYALLEIPSDKVPRFVNLPPEMPKRRKSMILIDNILRYTLDEIFKGFFDYDKLNAYSMKMTRDAEYDIATEMESSLLEIMSSTLKQRLTAEPVRFVYQRDMPDEMVALLREKLGLSSDDSVIAGGRYHNFKDFINFPNEGNKNLLNKPLPRLRHRWFDNFRNGFDAIRERDVLLYYPYYTFEHTLELLRQASFDPNVLSIKINIYRVAKDSRIIDSVIHAAHNGKKVTVVVELQARFDEAANIHWAKRLTEAGVHVIFSAPGLKIHAKLFIISRMEEGQIVRYAHIGTGNFNEKTARLYTDYSLLTCNEQITNEVRRVFSFIENPYRPVTFDNLMVSPQNTRIKITELIDQEIANAQAGLPSGITLKINNLVDKELTDKLYDASNAGVKIRLLVRGMCSLVSGQQGYSENIQVTSVVDRFLEHDRVYVFTNAGDEKVFISSADWMTRNIDYRIEVAVRLLDPRLKQLVLDILELQFSDTVKARFVDKELSNHYVPRGNKRKIRAQLAVYEFLKALEMPETRA from the coding sequence ATGTCCCAAGAACGCCTCTATCATGAAAAAGAGCTCAGCTGGCTCTCTTTTAACGAACGAGTTCTCCAAGAAGCCGCAGATAAGCGGAACCCTCTTATAGAACGAATGCGTTTTTTGGGCATTTACTCCAATAACTTAGACGAGTTCTATAAAGTCCGTTTTGCGGATGTAAAACGTCGCATCTTAATCAATGAAGAGCGCGGTTCCGCCAGCGGTGCCCGTCATCTACTTAAACGAATTCAGTCTAAAGTGGCCAAACAAGAGCAAGAGTTCGACGTTCTCTACAACGACCTACTCCTTGAAATGGCACGTAACCAAATATTCTTAATTAACGAGCGTCAAATTTCACCTCGCCAGCAAATTTGGTTACGCCAATACTTTCGTCAAAATCTACGCCAACACATCACGCCGATTTTAATCAATCGTGATACCAACTTAGTGGAATTTCTGAAAGACGATTACACCTACCTCGCCGTTGAGATTATTAATGGTGCTGAAGTGCAATACGCCTTATTGGAGATCCCATCGGATAAAGTCCCGCGTTTTGTGAATCTCCCACCAGAGATGCCAAAGCGTCGCAAATCAATGATTTTGATTGATAATATCCTTCGCTACACCCTTGATGAAATTTTCAAAGGCTTCTTTGACTACGATAAGCTCAACGCTTATTCCATGAAAATGACCCGTGATGCGGAATATGATATCGCCACGGAAATGGAATCTAGCCTGCTAGAAATTATGTCATCCACGTTGAAACAGCGTTTAACGGCTGAGCCGGTTCGCTTTGTTTATCAACGGGATATGCCCGATGAAATGGTCGCCCTGCTACGAGAAAAACTGGGGTTATCGAGTGATGACTCGGTGATTGCCGGTGGCCGTTACCATAATTTTAAAGATTTTATTAACTTCCCGAATGAAGGAAATAAAAACTTACTCAACAAACCGTTACCGCGTTTGCGTCACCGCTGGTTTGATAATTTCCGTAACGGATTTGATGCTATCCGTGAGCGCGATGTGTTGCTCTACTACCCGTATTACACCTTCGAGCACACATTAGAATTACTGCGCCAAGCGTCGTTTGACCCGAATGTATTATCCATCAAAATCAATATTTACCGCGTGGCAAAAGATTCTCGCATTATCGACTCTGTGATCCACGCAGCTCATAATGGTAAAAAAGTGACCGTGGTGGTGGAGCTGCAAGCGCGCTTTGATGAAGCCGCCAATATTCACTGGGCAAAACGTCTGACTGAAGCGGGCGTCCACGTTATTTTCTCCGCGCCGGGGCTTAAAATTCACGCCAAGCTGTTTATTATCTCCCGAATGGAAGAAGGCCAAATTGTTCGCTATGCCCATATCGGTACCGGTAACTTTAACGAAAAAACCGCGCGCCTCTACACCGACTACTCATTACTCACCTGTAATGAGCAAATCACCAACGAAGTGCGCCGCGTATTTAGCTTTATTGAAAACCCGTATCGCCCTGTGACTTTCGATAATTTGATGGTATCTCCGCAAAATACACGCATCAAAATCACTGAATTAATTGACCAAGAAATTGCGAATGCTCAAGCTGGATTACCTAGTGGCATCACACTGAAAATTAATAATTTAGTCGATAAAGAACTGACCGATAAGCTCTACGATGCGTCTAATGCGGGCGTTAAAATTCGCTTATTAGTGCGTGGCATGTGTTCACTCGTCTCAGGGCAACAAGGCTATAGCGAAAATATCCAAGTCACCAGTGTGGTGGACCGATTCTTAGAGCATGACCGCGTTTATGTCTTTACCAACGCCGGTGATGAAAAAGTCTTTATCTCCTCGGCCGACTGGATGACCCGTAACATCGACTACCGTATCGAAGTCGCCGTTCGTTTGCTGGATCCGCGACTTAAACAATTGGTTTTAGATATCCTGGAATTACAGTTCAGTGATACCGTCAAAGCCCGCTTTGTTGACAAAGAACTCAGTAATCATTATGTTCCTCGCGGCAATAAGCGCAAAATTCGCGCTCAATTAGCCGTTTATGAATTTTTAAAAGCACTCGAAATGCCAGAAACAAGAGCTTGA
- a CDS encoding MdtB/MuxB family multidrug efflux RND transporter permease subunit has translation MQPETLKGGGPSRLFILRPVATTLFMVAILLAGIIGYRFLPVSALPEVDYPTIQVVTLYPGASPDVMTSAITAPLETQFGQMSGLQQMSSRSSGGASVITLMFQLSLPLDVAEQEVQAAINSATSLLPSDLPYPPIYNKVNPADPPVLTLAVTSDTMPLTQVQDIIETRVAQKISQVTGVGLVTLAGGQRPAVRVNLNPQAMAAKGLDSETIRTAINNANVNSAKGSFDGPTRSVTLSANDQMKSLEDYRKLIVAFQNGAPVRLGDIATIEQGAENAYLGAWANSQQAIVINVQRQPGANVISTTDTIRALLPELIESLPASVNVDILTDRTSTIRASVNDVQFELMLAIALVVMVIYLFLRNGIATLIPGIAVPLSLVGTFAVMYFCGFSVNNLTLMALTIATGFVVDDAIVVIENISRYLEQGDKPIVAALKGAGEIGFTIISLTFSLVAVLIPLLFMGDIVGRLFREFAITLAVAILISAVVSLTLTPMMCARLLKPESQHKHNRFEIACERFFEWMIAGYGVWLKRILNHQWLTLCVALGTLVLTVLLYMWIPKGFFPLQDSGIIQGTIESRQSISFAAMSKKQQEVAGIILADPAVENVTTYVGIDGNNATLNNARIQITLKPLDERDDRVPTIIPRLQQATSGIAGVNLYLQPSQDLTIDTQVSRTPYQFTLQAGSLDELSTWVPKLLEALKQQPALIDVSSDWQDKGLVAYVNVDRDTASRFGITMSNIDNALYNAFGQRMISTIYTQANQYRVILEHNTQTRDGMDALNDIRLKGTDGAIVPLNTLVNIQEGYGPLAINHLDQFPSVTFSFDVAGDSSLEEAVNAVKLAEKQIAMPKSITTQFQGATLAFEAALSSTVWLIFAAIIAMYIVLGILYESFIHPITILSTLPTAGVGALLALMMAGNELDVIAIIGIILLIGIVKKNAIMMIDFALAAEREQGLSPYDAIYQACLLRFRPILMTTMAALLGALPLMLSTGVGAELRQPLGVCMVGGLIMSQILTLFTTPVIYLMFDRLAHRFNRHEHKVQES, from the coding sequence ATGCAACCGGAAACACTTAAAGGCGGTGGACCATCCCGCCTCTTCATTCTACGCCCTGTTGCAACCACCTTATTTATGGTGGCGATTTTGCTGGCGGGGATCATCGGTTATCGTTTTTTACCTGTATCGGCGCTACCGGAAGTTGACTACCCAACCATTCAGGTTGTGACCTTGTATCCCGGCGCCAGCCCTGATGTGATGACGTCAGCTATCACTGCGCCGCTAGAAACTCAATTTGGACAAATGTCCGGTTTGCAACAGATGTCATCACGCAGCTCCGGCGGCGCATCGGTGATCACCTTAATGTTCCAGCTCTCTTTGCCTCTCGATGTGGCAGAGCAAGAAGTCCAAGCGGCGATTAACTCCGCCACCAGCTTGCTGCCCTCAGATTTACCGTACCCACCGATTTACAACAAGGTAAACCCAGCAGATCCCCCCGTTTTAACGCTAGCGGTCACCTCCGATACGATGCCATTAACGCAGGTACAAGATATTATTGAAACCCGTGTGGCTCAGAAAATTTCCCAAGTGACTGGGGTCGGCTTAGTCACCTTAGCGGGGGGGCAACGCCCTGCTGTACGCGTCAATCTTAATCCTCAAGCCATGGCGGCGAAAGGGTTAGACAGCGAAACCATTCGTACTGCTATCAATAATGCGAACGTTAACTCCGCGAAAGGGAGTTTTGATGGTCCAACCCGTTCTGTGACTTTATCTGCCAATGACCAAATGAAATCCCTTGAGGATTACCGCAAGTTGATTGTGGCCTTCCAAAATGGTGCCCCTGTGCGTTTGGGAGATATTGCCACCATTGAGCAAGGGGCTGAGAACGCCTATCTTGGTGCATGGGCCAATAGCCAACAAGCGATTGTGATTAACGTTCAGCGCCAACCGGGAGCTAACGTCATTAGCACCACGGATACTATCCGCGCGTTGTTGCCTGAATTGATTGAAAGCTTACCGGCGTCTGTTAACGTCGATATTTTGACCGACCGCACCAGCACCATTCGCGCCTCCGTCAATGATGTCCAATTCGAATTAATGCTCGCTATCGCCCTAGTGGTCATGGTGATTTACCTATTCCTGCGTAATGGTATTGCGACGCTGATCCCCGGCATTGCCGTACCGTTATCGTTAGTCGGCACCTTTGCCGTCATGTATTTTTGCGGTTTTTCCGTCAATAACCTCACATTGATGGCGCTAACCATCGCCACGGGATTCGTGGTGGATGACGCTATCGTAGTGATTGAAAATATCTCTCGTTACCTCGAACAAGGAGATAAACCGATTGTTGCCGCATTAAAAGGCGCAGGAGAAATCGGTTTTACCATTATATCCCTAACCTTCTCCTTGGTTGCCGTGCTGATCCCGCTGCTGTTTATGGGAGATATTGTCGGGCGTTTATTCCGTGAGTTTGCGATTACGCTGGCGGTGGCGATTTTGATCTCCGCCGTGGTGTCGCTCACCCTCACCCCAATGATGTGCGCCCGCCTACTCAAACCAGAGTCTCAGCATAAGCACAACCGCTTTGAAATTGCCTGTGAGCGTTTCTTTGAGTGGATGATTGCAGGTTACGGAGTCTGGTTAAAACGCATTCTTAATCATCAATGGTTAACTCTGTGTGTCGCACTGGGAACCTTGGTACTGACCGTACTGCTGTATATGTGGATCCCGAAAGGATTCTTCCCACTGCAAGATAGCGGCATTATTCAAGGTACCATTGAAAGTCGCCAATCCATTTCGTTTGCCGCAATGTCGAAGAAGCAGCAAGAAGTGGCGGGTATTATTCTGGCGGATCCCGCCGTTGAAAACGTCACCACCTATGTAGGAATTGATGGCAATAATGCCACGCTGAATAACGCCCGTATTCAAATCACATTGAAGCCCCTTGATGAGCGTGATGATCGTGTCCCTACGATTATTCCTCGCTTACAACAAGCCACCAGCGGCATTGCAGGGGTCAATCTTTACTTGCAACCGTCACAAGATTTAACCATTGATACGCAAGTTTCCCGTACCCCTTATCAATTCACGTTACAAGCAGGCTCCCTTGATGAACTCAGCACTTGGGTACCAAAATTGCTGGAAGCCTTAAAGCAGCAACCTGCACTCATCGATGTCAGCAGCGACTGGCAAGATAAAGGTTTAGTGGCGTATGTGAATGTGGATCGTGATACTGCGAGCCGTTTCGGTATTACTATGTCGAATATCGATAACGCACTGTATAACGCCTTTGGTCAGCGGATGATCTCCACCATTTATACCCAAGCTAACCAGTATCGCGTGATTTTAGAACACAATACCCAAACCCGTGATGGAATGGATGCGCTCAATGATATCCGCTTAAAAGGCACCGATGGCGCCATTGTCCCGCTAAATACCCTCGTCAATATTCAAGAAGGCTATGGACCTTTGGCGATTAATCACCTTGATCAATTCCCTTCAGTGACGTTCTCTTTCGATGTGGCGGGAGATTCCTCATTGGAGGAAGCAGTCAATGCGGTGAAACTGGCTGAAAAACAGATTGCAATGCCAAAATCGATTACCACCCAGTTCCAAGGGGCAACCCTCGCCTTTGAAGCGGCACTGAGTAGCACTGTTTGGCTGATTTTTGCCGCTATCATCGCAATGTATATCGTGCTTGGTATCCTGTACGAAAGCTTTATTCACCCCATCACCATTTTATCCACTTTACCGACTGCTGGCGTGGGGGCTTTGCTCGCGCTAATGATGGCGGGAAATGAGCTCGATGTCATCGCCATTATCGGGATTATCTTGCTGATTGGGATAGTGAAAAAGAACGCTATTATGATGATTGACTTTGCCCTCGCCGCGGAGCGTGAACAAGGTTTATCCCCGTATGATGCGATTTATCAGGCTTGTTTACTGCGTTTTCGCCCGATCCTAATGACCACCATGGCAGCGTTACTCGGTGCACTGCCGCTGATGCTCAGTACCGGTGTTGGAGCTGAGTTACGTCAACCGCTGGGAGTCTGTATGGTGGGGGGGCTTATCATGAGCCAGATTTTAACTCTGTTCACCACACCTGTGATCTACCTGATGTTTGACCGTTTAGCCCATCGCTTCAATCGCCATGAGCACAAGGTACAGGAGTCTTAA
- a CDS encoding MFS transporter encodes MTSQTTSQPAARPLGKEDYKTLGLSSLGGTLEFYDFVIFVFYAKIISQLFFPGDNEFLALMATLGLFAAGYLARPLGGIIMAHFGDKIGRKKMFTLSIFLMAFPTFIIGFLPTFETIGAAAPLLLLLMRIMQGAAIGGEMPGAWVFIAEHTPKQRYGLGVGTLTSGITGGILLGSIVAIIIERSYTTQEVHDFAWRIPFILGGIFGFISVYLRRFLQETPIFKEMAAKKALTKELPVKTVVKSHKQACMITAALTWSLSTAIVVTILMTPDVVLKGIYGIDRDIALQANCAATLTLTLGCIFWGWLGDKTGTRTSMTLSWGGLAVTAIYFYSSLSSDISANTLTFNYALMGFFVGAIATTPIISTRAFPPEIRFSGLSFAYNLAYAVFGGLTPILTGAWLQQSHMGPAYYVAGVSLLAVAVAFIPLSYKGWTRTTEEERNPAAALKTSVTQ; translated from the coding sequence ATGACATCGCAAACAACCAGCCAGCCTGCGGCTAGACCGTTAGGCAAAGAAGATTATAAAACGTTGGGCTTATCCTCTTTGGGTGGCACATTAGAATTTTATGATTTCGTTATTTTCGTTTTTTACGCGAAAATTATCTCCCAGCTATTTTTCCCGGGCGATAATGAATTTCTCGCATTGATGGCGACGCTGGGTCTGTTTGCTGCGGGTTATCTTGCTCGCCCATTGGGCGGCATTATTATGGCTCACTTTGGCGATAAAATCGGTCGTAAGAAAATGTTTACCTTAAGTATTTTCTTGATGGCATTCCCAACTTTTATTATTGGTTTTTTGCCTACATTTGAGACCATTGGCGCCGCTGCTCCCCTGTTACTGTTATTAATGCGTATCATGCAAGGAGCTGCTATCGGCGGTGAAATGCCGGGTGCATGGGTGTTTATTGCCGAACATACTCCAAAACAGCGTTATGGTTTAGGCGTGGGAACATTAACCTCAGGGATCACAGGCGGGATTTTATTAGGCTCTATCGTCGCTATTATCATTGAGCGCTCCTATACCACCCAAGAAGTGCATGATTTTGCGTGGCGTATTCCGTTTATCTTAGGGGGCATTTTTGGTTTTATCTCTGTCTATCTGCGTCGCTTCTTACAAGAGACCCCAATTTTCAAAGAGATGGCAGCTAAAAAAGCATTAACCAAAGAGTTACCAGTAAAAACTGTGGTTAAATCCCATAAACAAGCTTGCATGATCACCGCTGCACTGACGTGGTCGCTGTCTACTGCTATCGTTGTCACCATTTTGATGACGCCAGACGTGGTATTAAAAGGTATTTATGGCATCGACCGTGATATCGCTTTGCAAGCCAACTGTGCTGCAACCTTGACCTTAACCTTAGGTTGTATTTTCTGGGGCTGGTTAGGGGATAAAACTGGAACACGTACGTCGATGACATTATCTTGGGGCGGATTAGCTGTCACGGCTATCTACTTCTATTCCTCATTGTCATCCGATATTTCTGCGAATACCTTGACGTTTAATTACGCATTAATGGGCTTCTTCGTAGGGGCAATTGCGACAACGCCAATTATCAGTACTCGTGCGTTTCCACCAGAAATTCGTTTCTCTGGATTATCCTTTGCGTATAACTTGGCGTATGCCGTATTTGGTGGATTAACCCCAATCTTGACAGGAGCATGGTTACAGCAATCCCATATGGGGCCAGCATACTATGTGGCGGGGGTTTCCTTGTTAGCCGTTGCTGTGGCGTTTATCCCTCTGTCATACAAAGGTTGGACTCGTACCACAGAAGAGGAACGTAACCCTGCAGCAGCATTAAAAACCAGCGTAACTCAATAA
- a CDS encoding MdtA/MuxA family multidrug efflux RND transporter periplasmic adaptor subunit, with amino-acid sequence MTTQKRRTILTRSALFVALLAAAGATWYAYHKNNQNEVPTTARATQGGQAKNVSGRPLRPLAPVQFSTAQEKVVPRFLSGLGTVQAANMVTVTSRVEGQLMNIYFTEGQSVKAGDLLAQIDPRPFEVQLAQAEGQLAKDKATLANARLDLARYQKLAGTKVISQQELDNQRATVLQAEGSIKVDQAAVDNAKLQLTYSKITAPISGRIGLKQVDVGNFISSGTSTPIVVITQTQPADVLFALPEGDIPAIQQAQAAGNKVLIEAWDRNNIAMIARGELLSTDNQIDPATGTLKIKARFTNEEQKLFPNQFVNVKMQIETLQNAVVIPTAALQMGNEGHYVWVLNDDDTVAKHLVTVGIQDSQQVVIESGLSANTKVITDGVDKLTDGAKVEVITASTLEKKPTSAERKPRNSAEKA; translated from the coding sequence ATGACGACACAGAAACGACGTACAATTTTAACTCGCTCTGCCCTATTTGTTGCTCTGTTAGCGGCGGCTGGCGCAACGTGGTATGCCTACCATAAAAATAACCAAAATGAAGTACCAACAACTGCGAGAGCGACCCAAGGTGGTCAAGCAAAAAATGTCAGTGGAAGACCATTACGTCCACTTGCACCCGTTCAATTTTCCACTGCTCAAGAAAAAGTCGTGCCGCGCTTCCTATCTGGTTTAGGTACCGTGCAGGCCGCTAACATGGTGACGGTCACTAGCCGCGTTGAAGGTCAATTAATGAATATCTACTTCACTGAAGGGCAATCTGTCAAAGCTGGCGATTTATTAGCCCAAATTGACCCACGTCCTTTTGAAGTGCAACTTGCCCAAGCGGAAGGTCAATTAGCCAAAGATAAAGCCACGTTAGCCAATGCTCGATTAGACCTAGCTCGCTATCAAAAACTAGCAGGAACCAAAGTCATCTCCCAACAAGAACTGGATAACCAGCGAGCTACCGTATTACAAGCTGAGGGTAGTATCAAAGTTGACCAAGCCGCTGTTGATAATGCCAAGCTGCAACTGACTTACAGTAAAATTACCGCCCCCATTTCTGGACGCATTGGTTTAAAGCAAGTGGATGTGGGTAACTTTATCTCTTCCGGAACTTCCACACCGATTGTGGTGATCACCCAAACACAACCTGCTGACGTGCTATTTGCCTTACCTGAAGGCGATATTCCCGCTATTCAGCAAGCACAAGCTGCGGGCAATAAAGTCCTGATTGAAGCATGGGATCGCAATAATATTGCCATGATTGCACGCGGTGAATTACTGAGTACCGATAACCAAATTGACCCAGCAACGGGCACACTGAAAATCAAAGCGCGCTTTACTAACGAAGAGCAAAAACTGTTCCCGAACCAGTTTGTGAACGTCAAAATGCAAATAGAGACCTTACAAAATGCCGTCGTAATCCCAACTGCTGCCCTGCAAATGGGTAATGAAGGTCATTATGTTTGGGTATTGAACGACGATGATACGGTCGCAAAACACCTCGTCACGGTGGGCATTCAAGATAGCCAACAAGTGGTGATTGAAAGCGGTTTATCCGCCAATACCAAAGTCATTACCGATGGCGTCGATAAGCTAACAGATGGCGCAAAAGTTGAAGTGATAACTGCTTCAACCCTTGAAAAGAAACCTACTTCCGCTGAGAGAAAACCTCGTAATAGTGCGGAGAAAGCCTAA
- the ppx gene encoding exopolyphosphatase, giving the protein MPIASSPTPRPQEIAAIDLGSNSFHMVIARIVNGALQVLTRLKKRVHLADGLSDTNELSEEAMERGLACLSLFAERLQGFTPDNVCIVGTHSLRVATNVEEFLRRAKSIIPYPIEIISGQEEARLIFMGVEHTQPEKGRKLVIDIGGGSTELVIGEKFEPILIESRRMGCVSFARHYFPNETISPENFNRAYLAACLKLESTATLFKKQVWDVAMGASGTIKAAHAVIIEMGDRDGIITRERLEKIKQLALKHKTFRSLEIPGLSSDRKQVFVPGLAILIAVFDSLEIKELRLSDGALREGVLYEMEGRFRHQDIRQRTALSLAEHYNIDREQAKRVLKTMEELYYQWRQQNPKQANPQLESILIWAVMLHEVGLSINHSGMHRHSAYILQNTNLPGFSQEQQLLLATLVRHHRRAIKYDEIPKFNLFKRKQFMPLIQILRLSILLNNQRQSTTTPSSMRIETDEGHWTLFLPAQYLAHNALMLLDLEKESRYWEEVPGWKLTICAENEP; this is encoded by the coding sequence ATGCCAATTGCCAGTTCACCTACCCCAAGACCACAAGAGATTGCCGCGATTGACTTGGGTTCAAACAGTTTTCATATGGTTATTGCGCGTATTGTCAATGGAGCACTACAAGTTCTAACCCGTTTAAAAAAACGTGTTCATCTTGCTGATGGGCTGAGTGATACCAATGAACTCAGTGAGGAGGCGATGGAGCGCGGCTTGGCGTGTTTATCGCTATTTGCTGAGCGTCTACAAGGTTTTACTCCCGATAACGTCTGTATCGTTGGCACCCATTCATTACGAGTCGCCACCAACGTTGAAGAGTTTCTACGTCGTGCCAAATCCATTATTCCCTACCCGATTGAAATCATTTCAGGGCAAGAAGAAGCCCGCTTGATTTTTATGGGTGTTGAACACACTCAGCCAGAAAAAGGACGCAAACTGGTTATCGATATTGGCGGCGGATCCACGGAGCTGGTGATCGGTGAAAAATTTGAACCGATTTTAATTGAAAGCCGCCGTATGGGCTGCGTTAGCTTCGCGCGTCACTATTTCCCTAATGAAACGATTTCCCCGGAAAATTTTAATCGCGCTTATTTAGCCGCCTGCTTAAAACTGGAAAGCACCGCGACCCTATTTAAAAAGCAAGTCTGGGACGTCGCAATGGGGGCATCCGGCACCATTAAAGCTGCACATGCTGTGATTATTGAGATGGGCGACCGTGATGGGATTATTACCCGCGAACGCCTCGAAAAAATCAAACAGCTGGCACTGAAGCATAAAACATTTCGTTCATTAGAAATTCCAGGACTTTCTTCTGATCGCAAACAGGTTTTTGTACCCGGTTTAGCTATCTTAATTGCGGTATTTGATTCCCTCGAAATCAAAGAGTTACGGCTCTCAGACGGCGCCTTACGTGAAGGTGTTCTCTATGAAATGGAAGGTCGCTTTCGCCACCAAGATATTCGCCAGCGTACCGCATTAAGCCTTGCTGAGCACTATAATATCGACCGTGAACAAGCCAAACGGGTTTTGAAAACCATGGAAGAGCTGTATTATCAGTGGCGCCAACAGAACCCTAAACAGGCCAACCCACAATTAGAATCCATTTTAATTTGGGCGGTGATGCTGCACGAAGTGGGATTGAGCATTAACCATAGTGGTATGCATCGTCACTCCGCTTATATCTTACAAAACACCAACTTACCGGGGTTTAGCCAAGAGCAGCAGTTACTATTAGCTACGTTGGTTCGTCATCATCGTCGCGCCATTAAATACGATGAAATACCTAAGTTTAATTTGTTTAAACGTAAACAATTTATGCCGTTGATTCAGATTTTGCGCTTATCCATTTTGTTGAATAATCAGCGCCAATCAACGACGACACCTTCGTCTATGCGCATTGAAACCGACGAAGGTCATTGGACACTTTTCTTGCCTGCACAGTATCTCGCCCACAATGCGTTAATGCTGCTCGACCTTGAAAAAGAGAGTCGCTACTGGGAAGAGGTTCCAGGCTGGAAACTCACCATTTGTGCAGAAAATGAGCCGTAG